A genomic stretch from Leptodactylus fuscus isolate aLepFus1 chromosome 10, aLepFus1.hap2, whole genome shotgun sequence includes:
- the LPAR5 gene encoding lysophosphatidic acid receptor 5: protein MSPVSQVSTVSTVSALMNETLDNCNAHTPPTSRTVLLVGYSLLMPLGVILNGVSLVVFLRWLRPLTVVSTFLCNLALSDLLFSLSLPLRIYYYANNHWPFGPFLCRLSGSIFHINMYGSCLFLFCINVDRYLAIVHPLRFRHLRRRKVARMTCLCVWLIIVCGSVPAALVHNSKDCMDGNERVPRCFEGLSSWNTFLMPLLFIAEVVGFLLPLTAVLYGSCHVFWELCRASEGGAKRHRVTIRLLILNLSIFLFCFVPYNATLVAYGLLRAELVPDWWDSKPILKRILSVTVLLASTNCALDPLVYYFSTEGFRSKLSQIVRSTKELDKNGKSPKTLEVAGIKNFGTSTRSSNEEPEKEKQQKLLYVGTEHVNGKNKKRMIEESEI from the coding sequence GTGTCTACGGTCAGTACGGTCTCTGCGTTGATGAATGAAACCCTGGACAACTGTAATGCACATACCCCTCCGACATCACGGACGGTGCTCTTGGTGGGATACAGCCTCTTAATGCCCCTGGGGGTCATACTAAATGGGGTATCCTTAGTGGTGTTCCTGCGGTGGTTGCGGCCCCTCACAGTTGTCAGCACCTTCCTGTGTAATTTGGCCCTCAGCGATCTCCTCTTTTCCCTCTCACTGCCCTTAAGGATCTATTACTATGCCAATAACCATTGGCCATTTGGTCCATTCCTCTGCCGACTCTCTGGATCCATCTTCCACATCAACATGTACGGCAGCTGCCTATTCCTCTTTTGCATAAACGTAGACCGATACTTGGCCATCGTTCACCCTCTACGTTTCCGTCACCTTCGCCGCCGCAAAGTGGCCCGTATGACTTGTCTGTGTGTCTGGCTGATCATCGTGTGCGGGTCAGTACCGGCTGCCCTGGTACATAACTCCAAAGACTGCATGGACGGGAATGAGAGGGTCCCGCGCTGTTTCGAGGGGCTAAGCAGCTGGAATACCTTCCTAATGCCGTTGCTATTCATTGCTGAAGTCGTTGGGTTCCTATTGCCCCTCACGGCTGTTCTCTACGGCTCCTGCCATGTCTTTTGGGAACTATGTCGGGCATCGGAAGGCGGGGCAAAAAGACACAGAGTAACCATTCGATTGCTCATCCTTAATCTTAGCATCTTCCTTTTTTGCTTCGTCCCCTATAATGCGACACTTGTAGCCTACGGGCTTCTCCGAGCAGAACTTGTCCCAGACTGGTGGGACTCCAAACCCATCTTGAAGAGAATTCTCTCCGTCACAGTTCTTCTCGCAAGCACCAACTGTGCCCTGGACCCCTTGGTCTATTACTTCAGCACTGAAGGTTTCCGCAGCAAGTTAAGTCAGATAGTAAGGAGTACCAAGGAACTGGACAAGAATGGAAAATCCCCCAAGACCCTTGAGGTCGCGGGGATCAAAAACTTTGGAACTAGTACGAGGTCGTCCAACGAAGAGCCTGAGAAGGAAAAGCAACAAAAACTTCTCTATGTTGGAACTGAGCATGTCAATGGCAAAAATAAGAAAAGGATGATTGAGGAATCTGAGATTTGA